From Topomyia yanbarensis strain Yona2022 chromosome 1, ASM3024719v1, whole genome shotgun sequence, one genomic window encodes:
- the LOC131687825 gene encoding ankyrin repeat and LEM domain-containing protein 2 homolog has translation MEFYAIYLPYKDPELSIKSFYNDKDEALKVLKSHKEARLKAFRTSEEAVYFYLSGPSDLVQTATPKSPNSSQSKLKVEKTPFKAPKSQELVAFRKIIEKNELDKARSIIQLNPRYLVSSGDMPTILKEGPRYNALHVAAMEASTDMCKLILQTIENPSFIEFLHGQRNPSTDEVSAILLDLYLNMPDKSRSETPLHFAAKFGAVGVVEVLISYPQCKMTRNSDGQLPKDIICTRAKSKNNTPEIRKSIEDLLQERFFVPVIRAVDNSTPPVVGEPFTLSNPPNLEAKDKFSPKLEIKAFAGPMDKEKAKVFCKRWKTPPRLIPSPRFISPVKAFSSSKIPISVTGGNTLSPLSSTPIANKRVGGRRSLFPNRSFESALEQEEQERSNSINNNFDIEVVQEDADLEELEEKRHEDERNGNNLVMGGGVRSFRLAGGSFGVRMSPVKKGGGEAGNFLFRKYRERLQNSFATIYDDDDDNLDAGNDTQEGFNELEAGDKSVGNGDANFSYFCDENNSFYEGTNITESPSFKERKLRLTDTEKGLEIIGRNLAEDHEVGWNEYWNFLGTFADLKSNDGLRLFENYLQQRQLESNNLDKDKDSLPNRILGSVAVESKANDSLGSICGAMERMQLKENLKPSPLVTAAASFRNPPLPVESTPIHSQITNPYLCLYNSLQVFAKRFVKNLDESSTTMTMDFAAFFQQAVVDCVRKLNTMVDNYRKDAAFGTIDFSKVHSRYAQLIVINIELQKETAQGVIHRLKVLLDKSREVNSARKYPDLHDSLICLQNFLDFYIFKKTELMNDCGQSESQTEASCSRTWTEDPLVHSCNCRIDGVYAKKGSMERLNKRREQRKKAVVGFGGGQTQSIFSQEDVNHQPSSSPISVTSSNFGSYRNPVTLIADNSDDEDEEYFSCSDSELDTDSDGDDPNVSYETPPSSPSFFFQLQNTASDLSTVSTDDGVAGGDREDKFLDSNGDVGEADDKPFTNFIEGLEPSKQDVDVLKVIEKLVIDSEQYPYVHEWRTAMTKLPDELRQRLCIKPPKMRWRVGGPALDNTPTMADVSGTDEYHSYGTASPTGTPVSSVSKLFRYREGTSAAAATNDSLASLDGRISLMNISEYNVAGQQRVTPAPSS, from the exons ATGGAGTTCTACGCAATTTATCTCCCGTACAAGGATCCCGAATTGT cgataaaaagtttttacaatgaTAAGGATGAAGCACTGAAGGTGCTCAAATCGCACAAGGAAGCCCGGCTGAAAGCATTTCGCACCAGTGAGGAAGCAGTGTATTTCTACCTTAGCGGTCCCTCCGATCTAGTGCAGACTGCTACGCCGAAGT ctcCAAACAGTTCTCAATCGAAGCTCAAAGTGGAAAAGACTCCCTTCAAGGCACCGAAAAGCCAGGAGCTGGTAGCATTTCGAAAGATAATCGAGAAGAATGAACTGGACAAGGCACGCAGCATCATTCAGCTGAACCCTCGCTATCTGGTCAGTTCGGGTGATATGCCTACCATCCTGAAGGAGGGTCCCCGCTACAATGCACTACACGTGGCCGCCATGGAAGCCAGCACCGATATGTGCAAGCTGATACTGCAGACGATCGAAAATCCGAGCTTTATCGAGTTTCTGCACGGACAGCGGAACCCTTCGACCGATGAGGTCAGCGCGATTCTGCTGGATCTGTATCTGAACATGCCGGACAAAAGCCGCAGCGAAACGCCGCTTCATTTTGCGGCCAAGTTTGGTGCCGTCGGTGTCGTGGAGGTGTTGATTTCCTACCCGCAGTGTAAGATGACCCGGAACTCGGACGGGCAGCTGCCGAAGGAT ATTATTTGCACCAGAGCTAAAAGTAAAAATAATACGCCGGAGATACGAAAGTCGATTGAGGATCTGCTACAGGAGCGTTTCTTCGTGCCGGTTATACGTGCCGTGGACAACAGCACTCCGCCAGTGGTTGGTGAACCTTTCACGCTTTCCAATCCGCCGAATTTGGAGGCAAAGGACAAGTTTAGTCCGAAGTTGGAAATTAAGGCGTTCGCCGGACCGATGGATAAGGAAAAGGCCAAAGTGTTTTGTAAACGTTGGAAGACTCCGCCTCGGTTAATTCCGTCGCCTCGGTTCATTTCACCGGTGAAGGCGTTTAGTTCTAGCAAAATTCCGATTTCCGTCACCGGTGGTAACACACTGAGTCCGCTGTCATCGACACCCATTGCCAACAAACGTGTCGGTGGTCGACGGTCACTTTTTCCGAACCGTTCGTTCGAATCGGCACTCGAACAGGAGGAACAGGAACGAAGCAATTCCATCAACAACAACTTTGACATTGAGGTCGTTCAGGAGGATGCCGATTTGGAAGAGTTGGAGGAAAAGCGGCACGAGGATGAAAGGAACGGGAATAATCTGGTGATGGGTGGTGGGGTCCGATCGTTTCGATTGGCCGGAGGTAGTTTCGGAGTTCGGATGAGCCCGGTGAAAAAAGGTGGCGGCGAGGCGGGAAATTTCCTGTTTCGAAAGTACAGGGAACGGCTGCAAAATTCTTTTGCAACCATttacgacgatgacgatgataatTTGGATGCTGGGAACGACACCCAGGAAGGGTTTAATGAGCTTGAGGCGGGGGATAAATCCGTCGGGAATGGAGATGcaaattttagttatttttgcGACGAGAACAACTCGTTCTACGAGGGCACAAATATTACCGAATCGCCTTCCTTCAAGGAACGGAAGCTACGTCTGACGGACACGGAAAAGGGTCTTGAAATTATTGGTCGGAATTTGGCCGAAGATCATGAAGTTGGTTGGAACGAGTACTGGAATTTCTTGGGGACTTTTGCTGATCTGAAAAGCAACGATGGCTTGAGACTGTTCGAAAACTATCTCCAACAGCGTCAACTAGAATCTAACAATTTGGATAAGGACAAAGACAGTCTTCCGAACCGCATACTGGGATCCGTTGCTGTCGAGAGCAAAGCCAACGACAGTCTCGGTTCCATCTGCGGAGCGATGGAACGGATGCAGCTCAAAGAAAACCTCAAGCCTTCTCCACTGGTGACTGCCGCCGCTAGCTTCAGAAATCCTCCTCTACCGGTGGAATCGACTCCGATCCATTCGCAAATCACCAATCCGTACCTGTGCCTGTACAACTCACTGCAAGTGTTCGCCAAACGATTCGTGAAGAACCTGGATGAGAGCAGTACGACGATGACGATGGATTTTGCGGCCTTCTTCCAGCAGGCAGTGGTCGATTGCGTCCGAAAGCTGAACACGATGGTCGACAACTACCGGAAGGATGCGGCATTCGGGACGATCGATTTCAGTAAGGTGCACTCCCGGTATGCGCAGCTCATCGTGATCAACATCGAACTGCAGAAGGAGACGGCCCAGGGGGTG ATCCACCGTCTGAAGGTCCTGTTGGACAAGAGCCGGGAGGTGAACTCTGCTCGCAAGTATCCCGATCTGCACGACAGTTTGATTTGTCTGCAGAACTTCCTGGACTTTTACATCTTCAAGAAAACCGAACTGATGAACGACTGCGGTCAGAGTGAATCGCAAACCGAGGCTAGCTGCAGTCGAACGTGGACCGAGGATCCGTTGGTACACAGTTGTAACTGTCGAATCGACGGGGTGTACGCCAAAAAGGGTAGCATGGAACGGTTGAATAAACGTCGGGAGCAGAGGAAAAAAGCCGTCGTCGGTTTTGGTGGTGGTCAGACACAATCGATTTTCTCACAGGAAGACGTCAACCATCAGCCCAGTTCTAGTCCAATATCGGTGACCAGCTCGAATTTCGGCTCCTATCGAAATCCAGTGACGCTAATCGCTGACAATTCCGATGACGAGGATGAGGAGTATTTC AGCTGCAGCGACTCCGAACTGGACACCGATTCGGATGGGGACGATCCGAATGTTAGCTACGAAACGCCACCCTCGAGTCCATCGTTCTTTTTCCAACTGCAAAACACCGCGTCAGACCTGAGCACAGTGTCCACTGATGACGGCGTGGCCGGCGGCGATCGGGAGGACAAATTTCTTGACAGTAACGGTGATGTTGGCGAAGCCGACGATAAACCGTTCACGAACTTCATCGAGGGTTTAGAACCCAGCAAACAGGACGTGGACGTGCTGAAGGTGATTGAAAAACTAGTGATAGATTCAGAACAGTACCCGTACGTTCACGAGTGGCGGACGGCGATGACCAAACTACCGGATGAACTGAGACAAAG ACTCTGCATCAAACCGCCGAAAATGCGCTGGCGCGTTGGTGGTCCGGCTCTCGATAACACTCCAACGATGGCAGACGTCAGCGGTACTGACGAGTACCATTCCTATGGGACCGCGTCACCAACAGGAACCCCGGTCAGTTCGGTGTCAAAACTATTCCGTTACAGAGAAGGAAcgtcagcagcagcagctaccAACGACAGTCTGGCGTCCCTTGATGGTCGTATCAGTTTAATGAATATTTCCGAGTACAACGTTGCTGGTCAGCAGCGAGTCACGCCAGCACCGTCGTCGTAG